In Mycobacteriales bacterium, a single genomic region encodes these proteins:
- a CDS encoding DNA-directed RNA polymerase subunit alpha — MLIAQRPTLTEEPVSENRSRFVLEPLEPGFGYTLGNSLRRTLLSSIPGAAVTSIRIDGVLHEFTTVPGVKEDVTDLILNLKELVVSSESDEPVVMYLRKQGPGPVTAADIAPPAGVEVHSPDLHLATLNSKGRLEIELTVERGRGYVSAVQNKQAGQEIGRIPVDSIYSPVLKVTYKVEATRVEQRTDFDRLILDVETKAGMSPRDAVASAGKTLVGLFGLAQELNEQAEGIDIGPSPTDAALAADLALPIEEMDLTVRSYNCLKREGIHSVGELVSRSEADLLDIRNFGAKSIDEVKVKLHSMGLALKDSPPGFDPSQVVNTWGADETVSAASDIDDNGDPGFAETEQL; from the coding sequence GTGCTCATCGCACAGCGCCCCACCCTCACCGAGGAGCCCGTCTCCGAGAACCGCTCGCGCTTCGTCCTCGAGCCGCTCGAGCCCGGCTTCGGCTACACCCTCGGGAACTCCCTCCGCCGCACCCTGCTGTCCTCCATCCCCGGCGCTGCGGTCACCAGCATCCGGATCGACGGCGTCCTGCACGAGTTCACCACCGTGCCGGGCGTCAAGGAGGACGTGACGGACCTGATCCTGAACCTCAAGGAGCTGGTCGTGTCGTCCGAGAGCGACGAGCCGGTCGTGATGTACCTGCGCAAGCAGGGGCCCGGCCCGGTCACCGCCGCGGACATCGCGCCCCCCGCGGGCGTGGAGGTGCACAGTCCCGACCTGCACCTGGCCACCCTCAACAGCAAGGGCCGGCTCGAGATCGAGCTGACCGTCGAGCGCGGTCGCGGCTATGTCTCGGCCGTGCAGAACAAGCAGGCCGGCCAGGAGATCGGCCGCATCCCGGTGGACTCCATCTACTCGCCGGTCCTGAAGGTGACCTACAAGGTCGAGGCCACCCGCGTCGAGCAGCGCACCGACTTCGACAGGTTGATCCTCGACGTCGAGACCAAGGCCGGGATGAGCCCCCGCGACGCGGTGGCCAGCGCAGGCAAGACGCTGGTCGGTCTGTTCGGCCTGGCGCAGGAGCTCAACGAGCAGGCCGAGGGCATCGACATCGGCCCGTCGCCGACCGACGCCGCCCTGGCCGCCGACCTCGCGCTGCCGATCGAGGAGATGGACCTGACCGTCCGCTCCTACAACTGCCTCAAGCGCGAGGGCATCCACTCGGTCGGGGAGCTGGTCTCCCGCTCCGAGGCCGACCTGCTCGACATCCGCAACTTCGGCGCGAAGTCGATCGACGAGGTCAAGGTCAAGCTGCACTCGATGGGCCTGGCCCTGAAGGACAGCCCGCCCGGGTTCGACCCGAGCCAGGTCGTGAACACCTGGGGCGCCGACGAGACCGTCAGCGCCGCCAGCGACATCGACGACAACGGCGATCCCGGCTTCGCCGAAACCGAGCAGCTCTAG
- the map gene encoding type I methionyl aminopeptidase yields MTIKTGEQVALMRAAGLVVARTLERLAAAVRPGVTTGELDRLAEQSIRAEGAVPSFLGYHGFPGSICASAGAEVVHGIPSDERVLREGELLSIDCGAILGGWHGDAAVTVPVGECSPELLALSRVTEEALWAGLAAVRPGGRLSDIGHAVESVVRPHGYGLLEDYTGHGIGTSMHEPPNVPNLAPRGSGHGMALEPGLVLAVEPMATLGMPDVVELEDGWTVVTADGRQAAHWEHTVAVTPQGPWVLTALDGGAGRLGTPT; encoded by the coding sequence GTGACCATCAAGACCGGCGAGCAGGTCGCGCTCATGCGCGCCGCCGGCCTGGTCGTCGCCCGCACGCTCGAGCGGCTCGCCGCCGCCGTGCGCCCCGGCGTCACCACCGGCGAGCTGGACCGCCTCGCCGAGCAGTCGATCCGCGCCGAGGGCGCCGTCCCGTCCTTCCTCGGCTACCACGGCTTCCCCGGCTCGATCTGCGCCTCCGCAGGCGCCGAGGTCGTCCACGGCATCCCCTCGGACGAGCGGGTGCTGCGCGAGGGTGAGCTGCTCAGCATCGACTGCGGCGCCATCCTGGGCGGCTGGCACGGCGACGCGGCGGTGACGGTGCCGGTCGGGGAGTGCAGCCCGGAGCTGCTGGCGCTCTCGCGGGTGACCGAGGAGGCGCTCTGGGCGGGGCTCGCGGCGGTGCGTCCGGGCGGGCGGTTGTCCGACATCGGCCACGCGGTGGAGAGCGTCGTACGTCCGCACGGCTACGGCCTGCTCGAGGACTACACCGGCCACGGCATCGGGACGTCAATGCACGAGCCGCCGAACGTGCCGAACCTCGCGCCGAGAGGGTCCGGCCACGGCATGGCGCTCGAACCCGGCCTCGTGCTGGCGGTCGAGCCGATGGCCACCCTCGGGATGCCGGACGTCGTCGAACTCGAGGACGGCTGGACGGTGGTCACCGCCGACGGCCGGCAGGCCGCCCACTGGGAGCACACGGTGGCCGTGACCCCGCAGGGGCCGTGGGTGCTCACGGCGCTGGACGGCGGCGCCGGCCGCCTCGGCACACCGACGTGA
- a CDS encoding tRNA pseudouridine synthase A translates to MHRTVQGVLEHALAVVVRADPPRLTVAGRTDAGVHARGQVAHVDLPEALAADPLLLRRLNGLLPPDLRVRRTSLAPAGFDARFSALARTYRYRVADGPEAVDPLRRDVLAWPRPLDLVALQQAAAPMLGEHDFAAFCKRREGASTVRALLGLEWVREDAGLLVLTITADAFCHSMVRSVVGAMLAVGEGRRAPQWPASLLALRARATVVAVAAPHGLTLEAVAYPPDDQLLSRQAVTRGGLRRLTGDAL, encoded by the coding sequence GTGCACCGGACGGTGCAGGGGGTGCTCGAGCACGCGCTCGCCGTCGTCGTCCGCGCCGACCCGCCGCGGCTGACCGTCGCGGGGCGCACCGACGCGGGGGTGCACGCGCGCGGGCAGGTGGCGCACGTCGACCTGCCGGAGGCGCTCGCGGCCGACCCGCTGCTGCTGCGCCGGCTCAACGGCCTGCTGCCGCCGGACCTGCGGGTCCGCCGGACGAGCCTGGCGCCGGCCGGCTTCGACGCCCGTTTCTCGGCGCTGGCCCGCACCTACCGCTACCGGGTGGCCGACGGGCCGGAGGCGGTCGACCCGCTGCGCCGGGACGTGCTGGCCTGGCCGCGCCCGCTCGACCTCGTCGCGCTGCAGCAGGCGGCGGCGCCGATGCTGGGGGAGCACGACTTCGCGGCGTTCTGCAAGCGTCGTGAGGGGGCATCGACGGTCCGCGCGCTGCTCGGGCTGGAGTGGGTGCGCGAGGACGCCGGGCTGCTCGTGCTGACCATCACCGCGGACGCCTTCTGCCACTCCATGGTGCGCTCGGTCGTCGGGGCGATGCTGGCCGTCGGCGAGGGAAGGCGGGCGCCGCAGTGGCCGGCGTCACTGCTGGCCCTGCGGGCGCGGGCCACCGTCGTCGCCGTCGCCGCCCCGCACGGGCTGACGCTCGAGGCGGTCGCCTACCCACCGGACGACCAGCTGCTGTCCCGGCAGGCGGTCACCCGCGGCGGGCTGCGGAGGCTGACCGGCGATGCGCTGTAG
- the rpsK gene encoding 30S ribosomal protein S11 has product MPPKTRTGTGVKKVRRKEKKNIAHGQAHIKSTFNNTIVSITDPQGNVISWASAGHVGFKGSRKSTPFAAQMAAENCARKAQEHGMKKVDVFVRGPGSGRETAIRSLQAAGLEVGAIQDVTPVPHNGCRPPKRRRV; this is encoded by the coding sequence ATGCCCCCCAAGACCCGTACCGGCACCGGCGTCAAGAAGGTCCGGCGCAAGGAGAAGAAGAACATCGCGCACGGGCAGGCCCACATCAAGTCGACGTTCAACAACACCATCGTCTCGATCACCGACCCGCAGGGCAACGTCATCAGCTGGGCCTCCGCCGGTCACGTCGGCTTCAAGGGCTCGCGCAAGTCGACACCGTTCGCCGCTCAGATGGCGGCCGAGAACTGCGCCCGCAAGGCGCAGGAGCACGGCATGAAGAAGGTCGACGTCTTCGTGCGGGGTCCCGGCTCCGGCCGCGAGACCGCGATTCGCTCCCTGCAGGCCGCCGGCCTCGAGGTGGGCGCGATCCAGGACGTCACCCCCGTGCCGCACAACGGCTGCCGCCCCCCGAAGCGCCGGAGGGTCTGA
- a CDS encoding type II toxin-antitoxin system PemK/MazF family toxin: MMLRGEVRLTDLEPVRGSEAKTRRPAVIVSNNSANASASRSGSGVITVVPVTSNVARVFPFQTLLPADRTGLRVDAKAQVEQVRAVTVLRVGPVVGHVPAQVMAELDEALRLHLEL, translated from the coding sequence GTGATGCTGCGCGGTGAGGTGCGTCTGACGGACCTCGAGCCTGTACGCGGCAGCGAGGCGAAAACGCGCCGCCCAGCCGTCATTGTGAGCAACAACAGTGCCAACGCGTCAGCCAGCCGATCGGGGAGCGGCGTCATCACCGTGGTGCCGGTGACGAGCAACGTCGCGCGGGTCTTCCCGTTCCAGACCCTGCTACCGGCCGACCGGACCGGACTGCGGGTCGACGCGAAGGCGCAGGTCGAGCAGGTCCGAGCCGTCACCGTGCTACGGGTCGGACCCGTCGTGGGACACGTGCCGGCGCAGGTCATGGCCGAACTCGACGAGGCGCTCCGCCTGCACCTGGAGCTGTAG
- the rplM gene encoding 50S ribosomal protein L13 — MRTYTPKPGDITRAWHVIDAEDIVLGRLASQAAQLLRGKHKPYYAPHLDTGDFVVVVNAAKVAMTGNKAAQSTVYRHSGFPGGLKRTSYADVLATRPERIVEKAIKGMLPHNTLGRQMLSKLKIYAGPTHPHQAQSPVPYELKQVSQ; from the coding sequence GTGCGCACGTACACCCCGAAGCCCGGCGACATCACGCGTGCCTGGCACGTCATCGACGCCGAGGACATCGTGCTCGGCCGGCTCGCCAGCCAGGCGGCGCAGCTGCTGCGCGGCAAGCACAAGCCGTACTACGCGCCGCACCTGGACACCGGTGACTTCGTCGTCGTCGTCAACGCCGCCAAGGTCGCCATGACGGGCAACAAGGCCGCCCAGTCCACGGTCTACCGCCACTCCGGCTTCCCCGGTGGGCTCAAGCGCACCTCCTACGCCGACGTGCTCGCGACCCGCCCGGAGCGGATCGTCGAGAAGGCGATCAAGGGGATGCTCCCGCACAACACCCTGGGCCGGCAGATGCTGTCCAAGCTGAAGATCTACGCCGGGCCGACCCACCCGCACCAGGCCCAGTCGCCGGTGCCCTACGAGCTGAAGCAGGTTTCGCAGTGA
- a CDS encoding ribbon-helix-helix domain-containing protein produces the protein MKLSVSLRDEDVAVLDEYVQASGLRSRSAAVQHAIRLLRHPDLEQDYAAAWSEWESSGEQSAWECTAADGLSDAAR, from the coding sequence ATGAAGCTCAGCGTGAGTCTGCGGGACGAGGACGTTGCCGTGCTCGATGAGTACGTGCAGGCATCCGGCCTGAGATCCCGCTCAGCAGCGGTGCAGCACGCGATCAGACTCCTTCGCCACCCCGACCTCGAGCAGGACTACGCCGCGGCGTGGAGCGAGTGGGAGTCCTCCGGCGAGCAGTCCGCCTGGGAGTGCACGGCTGCCGACGGGTTGAGTGATGCTGCGCGGTGA
- the rpsM gene encoding 30S ribosomal protein S13, translating into MARLAGVDLPREKRLEIALTYIFGIGRTRAQETLAQTGVSPDVRVKDLSDEDLVTLRDWIDTNYKVEGDLRREIASDIRRKIEIGSYQGIRHRRGLPVHGQRTHTNARTRKGPKKTVAGKKKPKK; encoded by the coding sequence ATGGCACGTCTTGCCGGCGTCGACCTCCCCCGCGAGAAGCGGCTCGAGATCGCGCTCACCTACATCTTCGGGATCGGTCGCACCCGGGCCCAGGAGACTCTGGCGCAGACCGGCGTCAGCCCGGACGTCCGCGTGAAGGACCTCTCCGACGAGGACCTGGTCACGCTTCGTGACTGGATCGACACGAACTACAAGGTCGAGGGTGACCTCCGCCGCGAGATCGCGAGCGACATCCGCCGCAAGATCGAGATCGGCTCCTACCAGGGCATCCGGCACCGCCGCGGCCTGCCGGTCCACGGCCAGCGCACGCACACCAACGCGCGGACCCGCAAGGGTCCGAAGAAGACCGTCGCCGGCAAGAAGAAGCCGAAGAAATAG
- the rpmJ gene encoding 50S ribosomal protein L36, which yields MKVKPSVKPICDKCKVIRRNGRVMVICSSTARHKQRQG from the coding sequence GTGAAGGTCAAGCCCAGCGTCAAGCCGATCTGCGACAAGTGCAAGGTCATCCGTCGCAACGGCCGCGTCATGGTCATCTGCAGCTCCACCGCGCGGCACAAGCAGCGGCAGGGCTAG
- the rpsD gene encoding 30S ribosomal protein S4: MARYTGADCRRCRREKMKLFLKGSKCESPKCPIEIRPYPPGEHGRGRTKDSEYLLQKREKQKCARIYGVLEKQFRGYYEEANKKTGKTGENLLIILESRLDNVVYRAGFATSRDHARQAVRHGHVLVNGKKVDIPSFRVSPSDIVEIRPKSRELTPYVIARETAGDRPTPAWMEVLASQMRVLVHNLPARQVIDTPVQEQLIVELYSK, encoded by the coding sequence ATGGCCCGCTACACCGGCGCCGACTGCCGCCGCTGCCGTCGCGAGAAGATGAAGCTCTTCCTCAAGGGCAGCAAGTGCGAGTCGCCGAAGTGCCCGATCGAGATCCGCCCCTACCCGCCGGGTGAGCACGGCCGCGGCCGCACCAAGGACTCCGAGTACCTCCTGCAGAAGCGCGAGAAGCAGAAGTGCGCGCGCATCTACGGCGTGCTCGAGAAGCAGTTCCGCGGCTACTACGAGGAGGCGAACAAGAAGACCGGCAAGACCGGTGAGAACCTGCTGATCATCCTCGAGAGCCGGCTGGACAACGTCGTCTACCGGGCCGGCTTCGCGACCTCCCGGGACCACGCCCGGCAGGCCGTCCGGCACGGCCACGTGCTGGTCAACGGCAAGAAGGTCGACATCCCGTCGTTCCGGGTCTCCCCGAGCGACATCGTCGAGATCCGCCCGAAGAGCCGCGAGCTGACGCCGTACGTCATCGCCCGCGAGACCGCCGGTGACCGCCCGACGCCGGCGTGGATGGAGGTCCTCGCCTCGCAGATGCGGGTCCTCGTGCACAACCTCCCGGCCCGCCAGGTGATCGACACTCCGGTCCAGGAGCAGCTGATCGTCGAGCTCTACAGCAAGTAA
- the glmM gene encoding phosphoglucosamine mutase → MARLFGTDGVRARANGDVLTPELALAVARSAAHELLARRDKTGRPLAVIGRDTRPSGPMLEAAAAAGFASAGVDVQLLGVVPTPVVAHACARGGADLGLVISASHNPMPDNGLKLFGPGGWKLPDEVEVALEAGLGAARERPTGTGLGGISAASDPVASYVEGLLAALPARPAGLKVVVDCAQGAASVLAPEVYRLAGAEVVPIAADGDGARINDGCGATHLELLQAAVVEHAADLGLAHDGDADRCLAVDAAGTVVDGDQLLALLAVALHERGRLAGDTVVATVMSNLGFVRAMDSRGITVVQTAVGDRYVLEAMRAGGHVLGGEQSGHTVLLDHATTGDGLLTGLSVLGRMAETGQSLASLAAVMTRLPQVLVNVRAGRTRALDPDVLDAVAREEGLLGASGRVLLRPSGTEPLVRVMVEAESAEQADGVAQRLAAVVTG, encoded by the coding sequence ATGGCACGGCTGTTCGGCACCGACGGCGTACGCGCCCGCGCCAACGGCGACGTCCTCACCCCCGAGCTGGCGCTCGCGGTGGCGCGCTCGGCGGCGCACGAGCTACTGGCCCGGCGGGACAAGACGGGCCGCCCGCTCGCGGTGATCGGCCGCGACACCCGCCCCTCGGGCCCGATGTTGGAGGCGGCCGCGGCGGCGGGCTTCGCCAGCGCGGGTGTGGACGTGCAGCTGCTCGGGGTGGTGCCGACACCGGTGGTCGCGCACGCCTGCGCCCGAGGCGGCGCCGACCTCGGGCTGGTCATCAGTGCCTCCCACAACCCGATGCCGGACAACGGGCTGAAGTTGTTCGGGCCCGGCGGCTGGAAGCTGCCCGACGAGGTCGAGGTGGCGCTCGAGGCGGGGCTGGGTGCGGCCCGGGAGCGTCCCACCGGCACCGGCCTCGGCGGTATCTCGGCTGCCTCGGACCCGGTGGCGTCCTATGTCGAGGGGTTGCTGGCGGCGCTGCCCGCGCGGCCGGCCGGCCTGAAGGTCGTCGTGGACTGCGCCCAGGGCGCGGCGTCGGTGCTCGCCCCCGAGGTGTACCGGTTGGCCGGCGCGGAGGTCGTGCCCATCGCCGCCGACGGCGACGGGGCGCGGATCAATGACGGCTGCGGCGCGACGCACCTGGAGCTGCTGCAGGCGGCGGTGGTCGAGCACGCCGCCGACCTGGGGCTCGCGCACGACGGCGACGCCGACCGCTGCCTGGCCGTCGATGCCGCCGGGACGGTCGTGGACGGCGACCAGCTGCTCGCGCTGCTGGCCGTGGCGTTGCACGAACGCGGCCGGTTGGCGGGCGACACCGTCGTGGCGACGGTGATGAGCAACCTGGGCTTCGTACGGGCGATGGACTCCCGCGGGATCACCGTGGTGCAGACGGCGGTCGGCGATCGCTATGTCCTCGAGGCCATGCGGGCCGGCGGGCACGTCCTCGGCGGCGAGCAGAGCGGGCACACCGTGCTGCTGGACCACGCCACGACCGGGGACGGGCTGCTCACCGGCCTCAGCGTGCTCGGCCGGATGGCCGAGACCGGGCAGTCGCTGGCCTCGCTGGCAGCGGTCATGACGCGGCTGCCGCAGGTGCTGGTCAACGTGCGGGCCGGCCGGACGCGGGCGCTGGACCCGGACGTGCTGGACGCGGTCGCGCGCGAGGAGGGGCTGCTCGGCGCGTCCGGCCGGGTGCTGTTGCGCCCGTCCGGGACCGAGCCGCTGGTCCGCGTGATGGTGGAGGCGGAGAGTGCGGAACAGGCGGACGGGGTGGCGCAGCGGCTCGCGGCGGTCGTCACAGGCTGA
- the rplQ gene encoding 50S ribosomal protein L17, with protein sequence MPTPAKGPRMGGSPAHERLMLANLATALFEHGRITTTEAKAKRLRPYAEHLITFGRRGDLHARRQVLKRLRDKSVVHTLFAEIGPRYADRPGGYTRILKLGNRKGDNAPMAIIELVEAQTVAQQAVGEAERARGTQTAPTKAPTGATRESAEALAAESPTAAAVAAQPETDEAPVAALPDAADSAASTDSPDFPDEAVTSEQALAEDDAAAEQSPADETPASEPAAEAGPADDEGTK encoded by the coding sequence ATGCCCACTCCCGCCAAGGGCCCGCGCATGGGCGGCAGCCCGGCGCACGAGCGGCTGATGCTCGCCAACCTCGCAACCGCGCTGTTCGAGCACGGCCGGATCACCACCACCGAGGCCAAGGCCAAGCGGCTGCGCCCCTACGCCGAGCACCTGATCACCTTCGGCCGGCGCGGCGACCTGCACGCCCGTCGCCAGGTGCTCAAGCGCCTGCGCGACAAGAGCGTCGTGCACACCCTGTTCGCCGAGATCGGCCCGCGTTACGCCGACCGCCCCGGTGGCTACACCCGCATCCTGAAGCTGGGCAACCGCAAGGGCGACAACGCGCCGATGGCGATCATCGAGCTGGTCGAGGCGCAGACCGTCGCACAGCAGGCCGTCGGTGAGGCCGAGCGGGCCCGCGGCACGCAGACGGCTCCGACGAAGGCGCCGACCGGCGCCACGCGGGAGTCCGCCGAGGCGCTCGCAGCCGAGAGCCCGACCGCGGCTGCCGTCGCGGCGCAGCCCGAGACCGACGAGGCTCCCGTCGCCGCCCTCCCGGACGCAGCCGACAGCGCCGCCTCGACGGACAGCCCGGACTTCCCGGACGAGGCCGTCACCAGCGAGCAGGCGCTCGCCGAGGACGACGCCGCTGCCGAGCAGTCTCCCGCCGACGAGACCCCGGCCAGCGAGCCAGCTGCCGAGGCCGGGCCGGCCGACGACGAGGGCACGAAGTAG
- the infA gene encoding translation initiation factor IF-1: MPKKDGAIEIEGRVVEPLPNAMFRVELENGHKVLAHISGKMRQHYIRILPEDRVVVELSPYDLTRGRIVYRYK, encoded by the coding sequence ATGCCGAAGAAGGACGGGGCCATCGAGATCGAGGGCCGTGTGGTCGAGCCGCTGCCCAACGCGATGTTCCGGGTGGAGCTGGAGAACGGCCACAAGGTCCTGGCCCACATCAGCGGCAAGATGCGGCAGCACTACATCCGCATCCTCCCCGAGGACCGCGTGGTCGTGGAGCTCTCGCCCTACGACCTGACCCGCGGCCGCATCGTCTACCGCTACAAGTAG
- a CDS encoding YceI family protein, with protein sequence MTAPTTAPTALTGDYVIDPTHSSIGFTARHAMVTKVRGTFEQFDGKAHLDAQNPTASTAEVTIQVASINTRQEQRDGHLRTNEFFDAPTFPEITFRSTGVEVLSESTFALTGDLTIKGTTNPVSVEFEHTGVATDLYGNVRAGFEGKTVINRKDWGITWNAPLETGGVMVSDKITLEFDVSAIRA encoded by the coding sequence ATGACTGCCCCCACCACCGCTCCCACCGCGCTGACCGGCGACTACGTCATCGACCCGACGCACAGCAGCATCGGCTTCACCGCGCGGCACGCAATGGTCACCAAGGTCCGCGGCACTTTCGAGCAGTTCGACGGCAAGGCGCACCTCGACGCGCAGAACCCGACTGCCTCCACGGCCGAGGTGACGATCCAGGTCGCCAGCATCAACACCCGCCAGGAGCAGCGCGACGGGCACCTGCGCACCAACGAGTTCTTCGACGCGCCGACCTTCCCGGAGATCACCTTCCGGAGCACCGGCGTCGAGGTGCTGAGCGAGAGCACCTTCGCGCTCACCGGTGACCTGACGATCAAGGGCACCACCAACCCGGTGAGCGTCGAGTTCGAGCACACCGGCGTGGCCACCGACTTGTACGGCAACGTGCGCGCCGGCTTCGAGGGCAAGACCGTCATCAACCGCAAGGACTGGGGCATCACCTGGAACGCCCCGCTCGAGACCGGCGGCGTCATGGTCAGCGACAAGATCACGCTGGAGTTCGACGTCTCCGCCATCCGCGCGTAG
- the pepN gene encoding aminopeptidase N codes for MKNLTRDEARERAATLEVASYDVHLDLTGGDDGFGSTCTVRFRSRPGAGTFVELDGELVEATLNGRPVGPLVGNRLALPDLVADNVLVVRARCSYSRTGEGLHRFVDPVDGLTYLWAQSFLDDAQRIFACFDQPDLKATFTLAVDAPVDWTVVGNTRGTRIGQRWTFPPTERISTYLFTLAAGPWHSTYRNHDGIEMGLHCRRSLSPHLDADLEELFGITAQCMDFQQQTFGRPYPFGDSYDQLFVPEFNHGAMENPGAVTFTEDLVFRSRVTEGKRRKRAMVIAHEMAHMWFGDLVTMRWWDDLWLNESFAELMGFLTTERVTRFEGVWADFSATRKAWGYRADQLPSTHPVQGDVPDSRSALLNFDGISYVKGASVLRQLMATVGDDAFFAGVRAYVERHAFGNTTFDDLLVELERAAGRDLDDWAQAWLQTSGVSTLRPVLNGAAGVQQDSQVLRPHRIGVGLYDLAGDALVLRDRLEVEVTGQRTPLPVEQRPDLLLLNDGDLTFAKVRFDDRSLATVLSDLRRLPDPLARALCWASLWDACRDAELPAAAFVRAVLANVGGESDSAVVEALLAQARTAATLYSSDGPALRAQLAQAAWAAAQEAAPGSDGQLSQVRAFAAAADGEQAPRLEALLDGSRIPEGLDVDTELRWALVEALAALGRLDEAAIDAELARDRTAAGQLHALTARAARPSSDAKAAAWRAVTGETTLSNHESRSVAAGFWQPGQDELLRLYVQRYVDELPDVWVARTPQVAGSLAQQLFPSTLVEQDVLDRTAVLLDERRPAGLRRFVAEQRHDLERALRARSA; via the coding sequence GTGAAGAACCTGACTCGGGACGAGGCGCGGGAACGGGCTGCGACGCTGGAGGTCGCGTCGTACGACGTGCACCTGGACCTCACCGGTGGCGACGACGGCTTCGGCAGCACCTGCACCGTCCGGTTCCGCAGCCGGCCGGGTGCCGGAACCTTCGTCGAGCTGGACGGCGAGCTGGTCGAGGCGACCCTCAACGGCCGGCCCGTCGGGCCGCTTGTCGGCAACCGGCTGGCGCTGCCCGACCTGGTGGCCGACAACGTGCTGGTCGTACGCGCCCGCTGCTCCTACTCGCGTACCGGCGAGGGGCTGCACCGCTTCGTCGACCCGGTCGACGGCCTGACCTATCTATGGGCGCAGAGCTTCCTCGATGACGCACAGCGAATCTTCGCCTGCTTCGATCAGCCCGATCTCAAGGCGACGTTCACCTTGGCCGTGGATGCGCCGGTGGACTGGACCGTCGTCGGCAACACCCGCGGCACCCGCATCGGACAGCGCTGGACGTTCCCCCCGACCGAGCGGATCAGCACCTACCTCTTCACGCTCGCTGCCGGACCGTGGCACAGCACGTACCGCAATCATGACGGCATCGAGATGGGGCTGCACTGCCGGCGCTCGCTCTCGCCACACCTGGACGCCGACCTGGAGGAGCTGTTCGGCATCACCGCGCAGTGCATGGACTTCCAGCAGCAGACGTTCGGCCGGCCGTATCCGTTCGGCGACAGCTACGACCAGCTGTTCGTGCCGGAGTTCAACCACGGGGCGATGGAGAACCCCGGTGCCGTCACCTTCACCGAGGACCTCGTCTTCCGCTCCCGCGTCACGGAGGGAAAGCGTCGCAAGCGCGCCATGGTGATCGCGCACGAGATGGCGCACATGTGGTTCGGCGACCTCGTGACGATGCGCTGGTGGGACGACCTGTGGCTCAACGAGTCCTTCGCCGAGCTGATGGGGTTTCTGACCACCGAGCGGGTCACGCGGTTCGAGGGGGTGTGGGCCGACTTCAGCGCCACCCGCAAGGCCTGGGGCTACCGCGCCGACCAGCTGCCGAGTACGCACCCGGTGCAGGGCGACGTGCCCGACAGCCGCAGCGCGCTGTTGAACTTCGACGGCATCTCCTACGTCAAGGGGGCCTCGGTGCTGCGCCAGCTAATGGCGACCGTCGGCGATGACGCCTTCTTCGCCGGTGTGCGTGCCTACGTCGAGCGGCACGCCTTCGGCAACACCACCTTCGATGACCTGCTGGTCGAGCTGGAGCGGGCCGCTGGTCGCGACCTCGACGACTGGGCCCAGGCGTGGCTGCAGACCTCCGGGGTGAGCACGCTGCGTCCGGTGCTGAACGGCGCGGCCGGCGTGCAGCAGGACTCGCAGGTGCTGCGCCCGCACCGCATCGGCGTCGGCCTGTACGACCTGGCCGGCGACGCGCTGGTGCTGCGCGACCGGCTCGAGGTCGAGGTGACCGGGCAGCGCACGCCGCTGCCGGTCGAGCAGCGGCCGGACCTGCTGCTGCTCAACGACGGCGACCTGACCTTCGCCAAGGTGCGCTTCGACGACCGCTCCCTTGCGACGGTGCTGAGCGACCTGCGGCGGCTGCCCGACCCGCTCGCCCGGGCGCTGTGCTGGGCGTCGCTGTGGGACGCCTGCCGCGACGCCGAGCTGCCGGCGGCGGCGTTCGTACGGGCGGTGCTGGCCAACGTCGGTGGCGAGAGCGACTCGGCCGTCGTGGAAGCCCTGCTGGCGCAGGCCCGTACCGCAGCGACCCTCTACTCGAGCGACGGACCGGCCCTGCGTGCGCAGCTGGCGCAGGCCGCGTGGGCAGCCGCGCAGGAGGCGGCGCCGGGTAGCGACGGCCAGCTGTCGCAGGTCCGCGCGTTCGCCGCCGCCGCGGACGGCGAGCAGGCCCCGCGGCTGGAGGCGCTGCTGGACGGCAGCCGGATTCCGGAAGGTCTGGACGTCGACACCGAGCTGCGGTGGGCGCTGGTGGAGGCGCTGGCCGCTCTGGGCCGGCTGGACGAGGCGGCGATCGACGCGGAGCTGGCGCGGGACCGGACGGCGGCCGGGCAGCTGCACGCGCTGACCGCCCGCGCCGCCCGGCCATCTTCCGACGCCAAGGCCGCGGCGTGGCGGGCCGTCACCGGCGAAACCACGCTGTCCAACCACGAGAGTCGCTCGGTCGCAGCGGGTTTCTGGCAGCCGGGGCAGGACGAGCTGCTGCGGCTGTACGTGCAGCGCTACGTCGACGAGCTGCCGGACGTGTGGGTGGCGCGCACCCCGCAGGTAGCAGGATCTCTTGCCCAGCAGCTGTTCCCGTCCACGCTGGTCGAGCAGGACGTGCTCGACCGAACCGCCGTGCTGCTCGACGAGCGGCGTCCGGCTGGCCTGCGCCGTTTCGTCGCCGAGCAGCGGCACGACCTGGAGCGCGCCCTGCGGGCCCGGTCAGCCTGA